In Humulus lupulus chromosome 6, drHumLupu1.1, whole genome shotgun sequence, a single genomic region encodes these proteins:
- the LOC133782767 gene encoding calmodulin-like protein 3: MVLHILLLIILFIVGLFNLYFYVPTKKVYAWIQSLFISASSSSSGSTSSKTSIDKSLLSPNKEKNIINNSINKKAELRKVFATFDKNSDGFITKQELRESLKNIRIFMTEKEVEEMVLKLDANGDGLIDFEEFGLLCESMTGGGGEQGKDEVNGNESMLENEEDLKEAFDVFDRDKDGLITVEELGSILSSLGLKEGKKMENCKEMIKQVDMDGDGMVNFEEFKRMMKSGGQLFFSSSC; the protein is encoded by the coding sequence ATGGTACTACACATATTGTTACTAATCATATTGTTCATTGTTGGTCTATTCAATTTGTACTTCTATGTTCCCACCAAGAAAGTCTATGCTTGGATTCAGTCTTTGTTCATTtcagctagtagtagtagtagtggtagtacttCATCAAAAACTTCAATTGACAAGTCATTATTATCTCCCAACAAAGAGAAGAACATCATCAACAACAGCATCAACAAGAAGGCTGAGCTTAGAAAAGTATTTGCCACCTTTGACAAGAACAGTGATGGATTCATAACAAAGCAAGAGTTGAGGGAATCGTTGAAGAACATAAGAATCTTCATGACAGAGAAAGAGGTTGAAGAAATGGTCTTGAAATTGGATGCTAATGGAGATGGTTTGATTGACTTTGAAGAGTTTGGTTTGCTTTGTGAGTCCATGACTGGTGGTGGTGGTGAGCAAGGAAAAGATGAGGTGAATGGGAATGAAAGTATGTTGGAAAATGAAGAGGATTTGAAGGAGGCTTTTGATGTGTTTGATAGAGATAAAGATGGGCTGATTACGGTTGAGGAGTTGGGTTCAATTTTGTCTTCTTTGGGATTGAAAGAAGGGAAGAAGATGGAGAATTGTAAAGAAATGATTAAGCAGGTTGATATGGATGGAGATGGCATGGTTAACTTTGAAGAGTTCAAGAGGATGATGAAAAGTGGAGGACagcttttcttctcttcttcttgttaa
- the LOC133782766 gene encoding uncharacterized protein LOC133782766, with translation MSAIVCGKRSIFEELPSTPSVSKRIRFSSSTSPSSSPARHSPPKSFPVSVSASSNQYPFGTPSQSFQFIDCLLGLFPDMDPQVLERAVEECGDDLDSAIKSLNELRLGSASQNLGSAAGTSDVAVAAEGNVQLQSQVTTNGEVPIGEENLPKDGADWVELFVREMMTASDMDDAKARASRVLEVLEKSIYTRASADVVQTVHQENIVLKEQVGALIQENAILKRAVSIQHDRHKEFENKNQELQQLKQLVSQYQEQLRTLEVNNYALTMHLKQAQQGSSIPGRFHPDVF, from the exons ATGTCTGCCATAGTGTGTGGGAAGAGATCCATTTTTGAAGAATTGCCCTCTACGCCTTCAGTTTCTAAGAGAATCAGATTTTCTTCTTCAACCTCACCTTCGTCTTCACCTGCCCGGCACTCTCCTCCGAAATCTTTTCCCGTTTCAGTCTCAGCCTCCTCCAACCAATACCCCTTTGGAACTCCCTCGCAATCCTTTCAATTTATTGATTGTCTATTGGGACTTTTCCCGGATATGGACCCCCAG GTTCTGGAGAGAGCAGTTGAAGAATGTGGAGATGATTTGGATTCAGCTATTAAAAGTTTGAATGAGTTACGATTAGGATCTGCTTCCCAAAATTTAGGTTCTGCTGCAGGCACATCAGatgtagcagtagcagcagaagGAAATGTTCAACTCCAATCACAAG TGACAACAAATGGAGAGGTTCCAATTGGGGAGGAAAATCTTCCAAAGGATGGTGCAGATTGGGTGGAGCTTTTTGTTAGAGAGATGATGACTGCATCTGACATGGATGATGCCAAAGCTCGTGCATCTAGAGTGCTTGAGGTTTTGGAGAAATCCATCTATACACGTGCAAGTGCAGATGTGGTCCAAACCGTCCACCAG GAAAATATTGTGCTGAAGGAACAAGTAGGTGCACTTATTCAGGAAAACGCAATTCTTAAGCGAGCTGTGTCTATTCAGCACGATCGTCACAAAGAATTTGAAAACAAGAACCAAGAGTTGCAGCAATTAAAACAACTGGTGTCCCAGTACCAAGAGCAATTGAGAACACTGGAG GTCAACAACTACGCCCTAACAATGCACCTCAAGCAGGCTCAGCAAGGCAGCTCCATTCCAGGGCGATTTCACCCCGATGTTTTCTGA